Proteins found in one Hevea brasiliensis isolate MT/VB/25A 57/8 chromosome 18, ASM3005281v1, whole genome shotgun sequence genomic segment:
- the LOC110649705 gene encoding uncharacterized protein LOC110649705, translating to MDQETNGHKAIVRTLGQFNQETIGTSSGDSSNSDNKVVLENPNVPNSRETVSARDKDASDGKGIGEPLDEGTSGNSINLVDKVVLERMIVVNSGEIVSFSGENKDLAIKIDELGSNDREIQIGGQEACVRGGNSEALDKVEQESHGDSSISVNEVVLETVIIVNSEEHRSIRGGNELLEIKGCGLGPSKVMVDELKGEVSKGEKQSCVIDMKCAGGGGDSLKDWDGERVCRICHLSSEGLQETSETTSSMGLIQLGCGCKDELGIAHAYCAEAWFKLKGNRMCEICGEIAKNITGVGDNRFMEEWNQRRFIGSSGSSSDRGRGCWRGQPFCNFLMACLVIAFVLPWFFRVNIF from the exons atggatCAAGAAACGAATGGACATAAAGCAATCGTTAGAACTTTGGGTCAATTTAATCAAGAAACAATTGGGACCTCAAGTGGAGATTCAAGCAATTCGGATAATAAGGTTGTGTTGGAGAATCCAAATGTTCCAAATTCACGAGAGACAGTGAGTGCTAGGGATAAGGACGCAAGTGATGGAAAAGGAATTGGTGAGCCATTGGATGAAGGAACTAGCGGGAATTCAATTAATTTAGTTGATAAGGTCGTTCTTGAGAGAATGATTGTGGTAAATTCAGGTGAGATCGTGAGTTTTAGTGGAGAAAACAAGGATTTAGCTATAAAAATTGATGAACTGGGGTCAAATGATAGAGAAATTCAGATAGGAGGTCAGGAAGCATGTGTTAGAGGAGGAAATAGTGAGGCATTGGATAAAGTTGAGCAAGAAAGTCATGGGGATTCCAGTATTTCAGTTAATGAGGTTGTGCTTGAGACAGTGATAATTGTAAATTCAGAAGAGCATAGATCTATTAGAGGAGGAAACGAGCTGTTGGAAATCAAGGGCTGTGGGTTGGGACCGAGTAAGGTAATGGTGGATGAGTTAAAGGGAGAGGTGTCCAAAGGGGAGAAGCAATCATGTGTGATTGATATGAAATGTGCTGGTGGAGGAGGAGACAGTCTTAAGGACTGGGATGGAGAAAGGGTTTGTCGGATTTGTCACTTGAGTTCTGAGGGGTTGCAAGAAACTAGTGAAACCACCTCTTCTATGGGTCTAATTCAGCTTGGTTGTGGGTGCAAAGATGAGCTCGGCATTGCACATGCTTATTGTGCCGAGGCCTGGTTTAAGCTGAAAGGAAACAG AATGTGTGAAATTTGCGGGGAGATAGCAAAGAATATTACAGGTGTTGGGGACAACAGGTTTATGGAAGAGTGGAATCAAAGGAGATTTATTGGTAGCAGTGGTAGTTCATCAGACAGAGGCAGAGGATGTTGGCGGGGACAGCCCTTTTGTAACTTTCTGATGGCATGCCTAGTAATCGCTTTTGTACTCCCTTGGTTTTTCCGGGTGAATATATTTTAA
- the LOC110649740 gene encoding shaggy-related protein kinase eta isoform X2, whose translation MADDKDMSARVVDGNDPVTGHIISTTIGGKNGEPKQTISYMAERVVGTGSFGIVFQAKCLETGETVAIKKVLQDKRYKNRELQLMRVMDHPNVISLKHCFFSTTNNNELFLNLVMEYVPESMYRVLKHYSNAKQTMPLIYVKLYMYQVDPLTHQVKLCDFGSAKVLVKGEANISYICSRFYRAPELIFGATEYTTSIDIWSAGCVLAELLLGQPLFPGENAVDQLVEIIKVLGTPTREEIRCMNPNYTDFRFPQIKAHPWHKVFHKRMPPEAIDLASRLLQYSPSLRCTALEACAHSFFDELREPNARLPNGRPLPPLFNFRQELSEASPELVNKLIPDHVKRQMGLNFLHLAGT comes from the exons ATGGCTGATGATAAG GATATGTCTGCGCGAGTTGTGGATGGGAACGATCCAGTCACTGGTCACATCATATCCACGACGATAGGAGGTAAAAATGGGGAACCTAAGCAG ACCATCAGTTACATGGCAGAGCGCGTAGTGGGGACTGGGTCATTTGGCATTGTTTTTCAG GCCAAGTGCTTGGAAACTGGGGAGACTGTAGCCATAAAGAAGGTTTTGCAGGACAAAAGATACAAGAACAGAGAACTGCAGCTGATGAGAGTGATGGATCATCCTAATGTGATTTCTTTGAAGCATTGTTTCTTTTCAACTACAAATAACAATGAGCTCTTTCTGAACTTGGTCATGGAATACGTTCCGGAGAGCATGTATAGGGTTTTGAAGCATTACAGCAATGCGAAACAGACAATGCCACTCATCTATGTGAAACTTTACATGTATCAG GTTGATCCCCTCACTCACCAAGTTAAGCTGTGCGATTTTGGAAGTGCAAAAGTGCTG GTCAAAGGTGAAGCTAATATATCATACATATGTTCTCGGTTCTATCGGGCTCCGGAACTTATATTTGGTGCCACTGAATATACAACCTCAATTGATATATGGTCTGCTGGTTGTGTCCTTGCTGAGCTTCTTCTGGGCCAG CCATTGTTTCCTGGAGAAAATGCTGTGGACCAGCTTGTAGAGATCATTAAG GTCCTTGGCACACCAACCCGAGAAGAAATTCGCTGTATGAATCCAAATTATACTGATTTTAGGTTTCCTCAGATAAAAGCACACCCTTGGCACAAG GTCTTCCACAAAAGGATGCCTCCAGAGGCCATTGATCTTGCTTCACGCTTGCTGCAATACTCACCGAGTCTACGATGCACCGCG CTAGAAGCGTGTGCACACTCTTTCTTTGATGAGCTCCGAGAACCGAATGCTCGCCTACCAAATGGTCGCCCTTTACCACCACTCTTCAACTTTAGACAAGAA TTAAGTGAGGCATCTCCTGAGCTTGTTAACAAGCTGATACCGGATCATGTGAAAAGGCAAATGGGTCTAAACTTTTTGCACCTGGCTGGGACATGA
- the LOC110649740 gene encoding shaggy-related protein kinase eta isoform X1, translating to MADDKDMSARVVDGNDPVTGHIISTTIGGKNGEPKQTISYMAERVVGTGSFGIVFQAKCLETGETVAIKKVLQDKRYKNRELQLMRVMDHPNVISLKHCFFSTTNNNELFLNLVMEYVPESMYRVLKHYSNAKQTMPLIYVKLYMYQIFRGLAYIHTVPGVCHRDLKPQNILVDPLTHQVKLCDFGSAKVLVKGEANISYICSRFYRAPELIFGATEYTTSIDIWSAGCVLAELLLGQPLFPGENAVDQLVEIIKVLGTPTREEIRCMNPNYTDFRFPQIKAHPWHKVFHKRMPPEAIDLASRLLQYSPSLRCTALEACAHSFFDELREPNARLPNGRPLPPLFNFRQELSEASPELVNKLIPDHVKRQMGLNFLHLAGT from the exons ATGGCTGATGATAAG GATATGTCTGCGCGAGTTGTGGATGGGAACGATCCAGTCACTGGTCACATCATATCCACGACGATAGGAGGTAAAAATGGGGAACCTAAGCAG ACCATCAGTTACATGGCAGAGCGCGTAGTGGGGACTGGGTCATTTGGCATTGTTTTTCAG GCCAAGTGCTTGGAAACTGGGGAGACTGTAGCCATAAAGAAGGTTTTGCAGGACAAAAGATACAAGAACAGAGAACTGCAGCTGATGAGAGTGATGGATCATCCTAATGTGATTTCTTTGAAGCATTGTTTCTTTTCAACTACAAATAACAATGAGCTCTTTCTGAACTTGGTCATGGAATACGTTCCGGAGAGCATGTATAGGGTTTTGAAGCATTACAGCAATGCGAAACAGACAATGCCACTCATCTATGTGAAACTTTACATGTATCAG ATTTTCAGGGGACTGGCATATATCCACACGGTTCCTGGGGTTTGCCATCGGGATTTGAAACCTCAAAATATTTTG GTTGATCCCCTCACTCACCAAGTTAAGCTGTGCGATTTTGGAAGTGCAAAAGTGCTG GTCAAAGGTGAAGCTAATATATCATACATATGTTCTCGGTTCTATCGGGCTCCGGAACTTATATTTGGTGCCACTGAATATACAACCTCAATTGATATATGGTCTGCTGGTTGTGTCCTTGCTGAGCTTCTTCTGGGCCAG CCATTGTTTCCTGGAGAAAATGCTGTGGACCAGCTTGTAGAGATCATTAAG GTCCTTGGCACACCAACCCGAGAAGAAATTCGCTGTATGAATCCAAATTATACTGATTTTAGGTTTCCTCAGATAAAAGCACACCCTTGGCACAAG GTCTTCCACAAAAGGATGCCTCCAGAGGCCATTGATCTTGCTTCACGCTTGCTGCAATACTCACCGAGTCTACGATGCACCGCG CTAGAAGCGTGTGCACACTCTTTCTTTGATGAGCTCCGAGAACCGAATGCTCGCCTACCAAATGGTCGCCCTTTACCACCACTCTTCAACTTTAGACAAGAA TTAAGTGAGGCATCTCCTGAGCTTGTTAACAAGCTGATACCGGATCATGTGAAAAGGCAAATGGGTCTAAACTTTTTGCACCTGGCTGGGACATGA
- the LOC110649724 gene encoding probable LRR receptor-like serine/threonine-protein kinase At3g47570 translates to MAALLSRSFYALITDQKSKGTGLPHKIFWFVISVLFLHCFMAMAVTNLSTDESALLALKTVDPHNVTTYNWSSTSSVCNWVGISCGAPHRRVTALNLTNMGLQGIIPPHLGNLSFLGYLTASGNKFQGRLPEELSRLRRLKVINFNKNNLGGDLPSWFANLTSLQTLNLANNTFVGTIPVEIGNLTRLRILDLQQNQLSGPIPRSIFNMSSLENLALTFNNLSGSLPLPDDIDICHPLSKLKGLYLSSNQLNGQIPSSLGECSNLQVLSLSVNRFTGSIPTVIGNLTGLKQLFLGSNYLTGAMPNELSHLSNLEALSTPHNNLSGFIPSSIFNLSKLTLLDVTGNQLSGHLPSSIYLPNLEYFDVSVNNFSGRIPGSISNSSNLIILYTYNNSFSGLIPNTLGNLRMLQRLDITFNNLTADLSFFSSLTSCSYLDTLSLSFNPLNVFLPISIGNMSSIQYFMAGLCNIKGIIPVQIGNLSTMVQMELSLNELIGSIPSTLGGLKQLQGLSLSGNQLQGAIPNDICHLESLNYLYLESNRLSGQIPTCMPNLTSLRKLYLQKNSLSSAIPSSIWSLTFLLEVRLNSNSLNGSLPSDIGNLKALVYMDLSRNQISGAIPSSIGGLKDLQYLSLAENSFQGSIPVSFGGLVSLISLNLSANNLSGVIPKSLEALSNIKSFNVSSNRLQGEIPRGGPFVNFSAESFKFNDALCGLPRLQVPPCETITPRKSKAGSVRLLKYILPVLAFLSLVIAFTIIFIKSRKKRNLKRETQVTGDLLPLATWRRISFLELQQATDGFSDYNLLGTGSFGSVFRGSLSDGTDIAVKVFNLQVEGVLKSFDSECEVMRKIRHRNLVKIITSCCNIDFKALILEFMPNGSLDKWLYSHNYFLDFPQRLNIMIDVASALEYLHSYSAPIIHCDLKPSNILLDGDMVAHVGDFGIAKLLGGGDCICMTQTLTLATIGYMAPEYGQAGIVSTRGDVYSYGILMMETFTRKKPTDEMFSGEMNIMLWVKRSLPDAITEVVDSNLLRVERPSIAETDSVMSTLKLALHCCADLPEDRLHMKDVLSSLEKIRTQYLKDLRIRNSEC, encoded by the exons ATGGCCGCCTTGTTGTCGAGATCTTTCTACGCCTTAATTACTGATCAAAAATCAAAGGGCACTGGTTTGCCTCACAAAATATTCTGGTTTGTTATATCAGTACTGTTTTTACATTGTTTCATGGCTATGGCTGTGACCAACTTGAGCACAGATGAATCTGCTCTTCTTGCTCTAAAAACTGTCGACCCTCATAATGTCACGACGTACAATTGGTCCAGCACTAGCTCCGTCTGCAACTGGGTTGGCATCTCATGTGGCGCTCCCCATAGAAGAGTAACAGCTTTGAATCTTACAAACATGGGTCTTCAAGGCATCATTCCACCGCACCTTGGAAACCTCTCCTTCTTGGGTTACCTTACCGCAAGTGGCAACAAATTTCAGGGTCGTCTGCCAGAAGAGCTATCCCGGTTGCGGCGATTGAAAGTTATCAATTTCAACAAAAATAACTTAGGCGGGGATCTTCCATCTTGGTTCGCAAACTTAACTTCACTTCAAACCTTGAATCTCGCTAATAACACTTTTGTTGGAACCATTCCAGTTGAAATTGGTAATCTTACCCGCCTAAGGATACTCGACTTGCAGCAGAACCAACTTTCAGGGCCAATACCTAGGAGTATCTTCAACATGTCTTCATTGGAAAATCTTGCGTTGACATTCAATAATCTCTCGGGTAGTCTCCCTCTACCAGATGATATTGACATATGCCATCCACTTTCAAAACTGAAAGGGCTATATTTGTCTTCTAATCAGTTGAATGGCCAAATTCCATCAAGTTTGGGGGAGTGCAGCAACCTTCAGGTCTTATCCTTGTCAGTTAATCGTTTCACAGGAAGCATTCCAACAGTTATTGGAAATTTAACAGGCCTAAAGCAACTATTTCTCGGATCAAATTACCTAACAG GTGCAATGCCAAATGAGTTGAGTCACCTAAGTAATCTGGAGGCTTTGAGCACACCACATAACAACTTGAGCGGCTTCATTCCTTCTTCAATCTTCAATCTCTCGAAGCTGACACTCCTTGACGTTACGGGTAATCAACTCTCTGGCCATCTTCCATCAAGCATATATCTTCCCAATCTTGAGTATTTCGATGTATCGGTTAATAACTTCAGTGGCAGAATCCCCGGCTCTATCTCCAATTCTTCTAACCTCATCATACTATATACGTACAATAATTCTTTCTCTGGCCTTATTCCCAACACACTTGGTAATCTACGAATGCTACAGAGGCTTGACattactttcaataatttaacagCTGATTTGAGCTTTTTTTCCTCACTGACAAGTTGCTCGTATTTGGATACCTTATCACTTTCCTTCAATCCCTTGAACGTTTTCCTTCCAATTTCTATTGGGAATATGTCCTCTATCCAATATTTTATGGCAGGATTATGCAATATCAAGGGTATCATTCCAGTTCAAATTGGTAACTTGAGCACAATGGTGCAAATGGAACTTTCTTTAAATGAATTGATTGGGTCCATACCATCAACATTAGGAGGATTGAAGCAGCTTCAGGGTCTGTCTCTCTCTGGAAATCAGTTACAAGGAGCCATCCCCAATGACATATGTCACTTGGAAAGTTTGAATTACTTGTACTTAGAGAGCAATAGGCTTTCTGGACAGATACCCACATGCATGCCGAATTTAACTTCTCTGAGAAAACTCTACTTACAAAAAAACAGCTTGAGTTCGGCCATACCCTCATCTATCTGGAGTCTTACATTTCTGTTGGAAGTAAGATTGAATTCAAATTCTTTAAATGGTTCTCTACCATCAGATATTGGAAATTTAAAGGCCCTGGTATACATGGATTTATCAAGAAATCAAATATCAGGCGCTATTCCAAGTAGCATTGGAGGTCTCAAAGATTTACAGTATCTTTCCTTAGCGGAAAATAGTTTTCAAGGCTCTATTCCAGTGTCATTTGGCGGCTTGGTAAGCTTGATATCCTTGAATCTATCGGCAAACAATCTCTCTGGAGTGATTCCCAAGTCCTTGGAGGCACTTTCGAACATCAAATCATTCAATGTGTCTTCAAATAGATTGCAGGGAGAAATCCCACGTGGAGGACCCTTTGTAAATTTCTCAGCTGAGTCGTTTAAGTTTAATGATGCCTTGTGTGGGTTGCCAAGGTTACAAGTCCCGCCTTGTGAAACTATAACTCCTCGAAAATCCAAGGCAGGTAGTGTCCGCTTACTGAAATATATTTTACCAGTGCTTGCATTTCTCAGTCTGGTAATTGCATTCACTATCATATTCATCAAAAGCCGAAAGAAGAGGAACTTGAAACGAGAGACCCAAGTAACAGGAGATTTGTTACCCCTGGCAACATGGAGGAGAATTTCCTTTCTGGAACTTCAACAAGCAACAGATGGATTTAGTGATTACAACTTGCTTGGCACAGGGAGTTTTGGCTCTGTATTTAGAGGTTCCCTGTCAGATGGGACAGATATTGCTGTTAAGGTTTTCAATTTGCAGGTGGAAGGAGTATTAAAGAGTTTTGATTCTGAATGTGAAGTTATGCGCAAAATTCGCCATCGAAATCTTGTAAAAATCATAACCAGTTGCTGCAACATTGATTTTAAAGCCTTGATACTCGAGTTCATGCCCAATGGGAGCCTCGACAAGTGGTTGTATTCTCACAACTATTTCTTGGATTTCCCACAGAGGTTAAACATTATGATTGATGTTGCATCAGCCCTTGAATATCTCCATTCTTACTCCGCACCTATAATCCACTGTGATTTAAAGCCCAGTAACATTCTACTAGATGGAGATATGGTGGCACATGTGGGCGATTTTGGCATTGCCAAACTCTTGGGTGGAGGTGATTGCATTTGCATGACACAAACCCTGACATTAGCCACAATTGGGTATATGGCACCAG AATATGGACAGGCTGGAATAGTTTCTACAAGAGGTGATGTGTATAGCTATGGCATTCTAATGATGGAAACCTTTACCAGGAAAAAGCCTACTGATGAAATGTTTTCAGGAGAGATGAACATTATGCTGTGGGTGAAACGTTCACTGCCTGATGCAATAACTGAAGTTGTGGATTCAAATCTATTAAGGGTAGAGAGGCCCTCCATTGCTGAAACAGATAGTGTAATGTCGACATTGAAATTGGCATTGCATTGTTGTGCAGATTTACCAGAAGACAGGCTGCACATGAAAGATGTCCTTTCCTCTCTGGAAAAGATTAGAACACAGTATTTGAAGGACCTTCGGATAAGAAATTCTGAATGCTAG
- the LOC110649730 gene encoding nucleobase-ascorbate transporter 2, translating to MAAPKPEEISHPPMDQLQGLEYCIDSNPSWGEAIALGFQHYILALGTAVMIPSFLVPLMGGDHGDKVRVVQTLLFVEGINTLLQTLFGTRLPTVIGGSYAFMVPIISIIHDPSLMSIQDNHVRFLNTMRAVQGALIVSSSIQIILGYSQLWAICSRFFSPLGMVPVISLVGFGLFDRGFPVVGRCVEIGIPMLILFISFSQYLKNFQTRQLPILERFALLISITVIWAYAHLLTASGAYKHRPELTQINCRTDKAYLISSAPWIKIPYPLQWGAPTFDAGHCFGMMAAVFVSLIESTGAYKAASRLASATPPPAHVLSRGIGWQGIGILLDGLFGTLSGSTVSVENVGLLGSTRVGSRRVIQISAGFMIFFSMLGKFGALFASIPFPIFAAVYCVLFGLVASVGLSFLQFTNMNSMRNLFITGVAFFLGLSVPEYFREYTAKAFHGPAHTRAGWFNDFLNTIFFSSPTVALIVAVFLDNTLDYKDSARDRGMTWWVRFRSFNGDSRNEEFYTLPFNLNRFFPPS from the exons ATGGCAGCTCCAAAACCAGAAGAGATAAGTCACCCACCAATGGACCAACTTCAAGGTTTAGAGTACTGTATTGACTCCAACCCATCTTGGG GAGAAGCTATAGCTCTTGGTTTCCAGCATTACATTTTGGCATTAGGAACTGCTGTTATGATCCCTTCATTTCTTGTTCCTTTGATGGGTGGTGATCAT GGTGATAAAGTGAGGGTGGTGCAGACTCTGCTATTTGTCGAGGGGATCAATACACTTCTGCAGACACTATTCGGGACGCGTTTACCCACCGTGATTGGAGGGTCATATGCATTTATGGTCCCAATCATATCAATCATTCACGACCCTTCCTTGATGAGCATTCAAGACAATCACGTG AGATTTCTCAACACCATGAGAGCAGTCCAAGGTGCTCTAATAGTATCATCAAGTATACAGATCATTTTGGGGTACAGCCAATTGTGGGCAATTTGTTCCAG GTTTTTCAGTCCGCTTGGAATGGTTCCAGTCATTTCATTAGTGGGTTTTGGTCTGTTTGATAGAGGCTTCCCTGTG GTTGGACGGTGCGTGGAGATTGGCATTCCCATGCTTATCCTATTCATATCCTTCTCCCAG TACTTAAAGAACTTTCAGACAAGACAACTACCAATACTTGAGCGGTTTGCTCTCCTTATATCTATCACAGTGATATGGGCATATGCACACCTCTTGACAGCCAGTGGTGCATACAAACATCGTCCAGAGCTTACCCAAATTAATTGTCGAACGGACAAGGCCTATCTCATTTCTTCCGCTCCATG GATAAAGATCCCATATCCTCTCCAGTGGGGCGCTCCCACATTTGATGCTGGTCATTGTTTTGGAATGATGGCTGCTGTATTTGTCTCACTGATTGAG TCTACTGGAGCATATAAGGCTGCATCACGTCTAGCAAGTGCCACACCGCCTCCAGCTCATGTGCTTAGCCGTGGTATTGGCTGGCAGGGCATTGGGATTCTTCTAGATGGACTCTTTGGAACATTGAGTGGGTCAACTGTCTCTGT AGAGAATGTGGGGCTGCTTGGAAGTACTCGTGTTGGCAGCCGCAGGGTTATCCAAATCTCAGCTGGTTTTATGATATTTTTCTCAATGCTAG GAAAATTTGGAGCTTTATTTGCATCAATACCCTTCCCCATATTTGCTGCAGTGTATTGTGTTTTGTTTGGTCTTGTTG CTTCGGTGGGCTTGTCATTTTTGCAATTCACAAACATGAACTCGATGAGGAACCTTTTCATCACCGGAGTTGCATTCTTTCTCGGTTTGTCCGTCCCTGAGTACTTCAGAGAATACACAGCCAAGGCCTTTCATGGCCCTGCTCATACTCGAGCTGGATGG TTCAATGATTTTCTGAACACCATCTTCTTCTCATCCCCAACTGTTGCATTGATTGTTGCTGTTTTCTTAGACAACACGCTTGACTACAAGGACAGTGCTAGAGATAGAGGAATGACATGGTGGGTAAGATTCCGGTCATTTAATGGAGACAGCAGGAATGAGGAGTTTTACACCCTTCCCTTCAACCTCAATCGTTTCTTCCCTCCATCATGA